TAATTCCCTGTCGTGGCTACGCTGCTACTGCCCAGAAGTAAGGCTTCTTCTTAATAAAAAGACACCCGCAACTTGTACGGAGCATAGATTTTCTAGCTACTTACTTAGCGACTCTCTTACCCAGTTACTCCTTGGAAATAGCTAGATTTGGCTTTTTGGTGCGTGAGAATGGCTAAAAACACATATAAACAGAATACGACCCCGCCAAGCCGGAGCAACGAGCCACGGCCCGCGCGCAATACGGCGCGTCCGGCGGAGGAGCCCGTACGTGAGCCCCGACGGAACGAGGCTAGCCCGCGGCCCGTAGCAGCGAAATCAGCCGCGACAAAAGTAACCAAGCCGCCGCGTCGGCCTTTGAAGCTACCAACTGTATCGTTCAGTGGCCTGTTCGGTTTTCTGCGCGACCGACGCTTTCAACTTTTCCTGGGGTTCTTCTTCCTGCTAGGATCTATCTACCTCACCATCGCCTTTGTGTCATTTGTGTTCACGGGGCACTCCGACCAGAGCGTAGTGGAAGGCGTGAGCAACACACAGGTGAAGGAAGCCGGTCAGGAGTCAGGCAATTGGCTGGGATTGGTCGGAGCTATTTTAGCGCAAGTGCTGATCTATAAAGGCTTTGGAGTAGCGGCGTTTGCCGTAATTCCCATTGTTTTTTTCCTGGGCTATAAGATTGTCTTTCGTCGGCCGGGCCTGTCGCTGAGCTATGTGCTAGCCCTATGCCTGTTTGCTATGGTGTGGCTCAGTGTGCTGCTAGGCTACGTGGTTCTGAGTCTGGAAGCTCCCGATTCTGATCCGGCTCTAGCGCACAGCCTTGACTTTTTGAGCGGGGGTGTTGGCTACGAAACCGCCCTCTGGCTTGATAGCCTAATCGGTTGGGGCACGGTGCTACTGCTCGCTTTCTTCCTGATTTCCTTTGTCGTGTTCTTCTTCAACGTGACAAGCTTGAACCTGCGTCATGCAGGGGCCGACGACGAGGACGAAGCATTTGATGCCCAGGATGCAGGCACGTACGAACACACTGGCCTTGGGGTAAACCGCGCTGCTAACCCAACGGCTTCGCTAGACAACCAAGAGGAGGAAGAAGAAGCACCTCTAGGAATGACGTTGCGCCGTGTAGGACCTGTGGTAACACCGACAGCGCCGGTCCGCCCACAACCGCAGCCCCAGTTTGAGGCGGCCGATGAAGAAGAGGAACTAGACGAAGAGGAGGATGACGACGCGCCTATCGTAACCGCAGGACCCGTCAGCAAACCAGCATTTAGTGTAGCTGCTGATACGACGGCTCCGGTAGCAACGGGTGTAATGGCAAGTGCGGCTGCGGTGCCCCTATCCGTGGCGCCGGTAGCCGCTGCTGTAACCACCGCCGCAGCCACTGTTGCGGCCGCTGCTTCCAACGGACCTAGCTTCTCCATCGAAGCGCCCGTTGCGGAGCCGCCGATGACGGTAGCTCCGCGTGTACCTACGCCGTTGTCGTTGGCCGATTTGGCTGATTCTAACGCGCCACTGCCCACGCCTTCACCAGTGCCTGTTGCCCGCGAAACGCCTACGCCGGCCTTGGAAATCGAAGTGACGCCCGGCGAGCTAGACCCCGCTGCGGGCGCTGACATGGCCGCTATTGCCGAAGTTGATGAGGAAGCCGAAGTAATGCCCACGGTCAATTACGACCCTACTTTGGACCTGCCGCGCTACCAGTATCCTACCC
This Hymenobacter sp. GOD-10R DNA region includes the following protein-coding sequences:
- a CDS encoding DNA translocase FtsK is translated as MAKNTYKQNTTPPSRSNEPRPARNTARPAEEPVREPRRNEASPRPVAAKSAATKVTKPPRRPLKLPTVSFSGLFGFLRDRRFQLFLGFFFLLGSIYLTIAFVSFVFTGHSDQSVVEGVSNTQVKEAGQESGNWLGLVGAILAQVLIYKGFGVAAFAVIPIVFFLGYKIVFRRPGLSLSYVLALCLFAMVWLSVLLGYVVLSLEAPDSDPALAHSLDFLSGGVGYETALWLDSLIGWGTVLLLAFFLISFVVFFFNVTSLNLRHAGADDEDEAFDAQDAGTYEHTGLGVNRAANPTASLDNQEEEEEAPLGMTLRRVGPVVTPTAPVRPQPQPQFEAADEEEELDEEEDDDAPIVTAGPVSKPAFSVAADTTAPVATGVMASAAAVPLSVAPVAAAVTTAAATVAAAASNGPSFSIEAPVAEPPMTVAPRVPTPLSLADLADSNAPLPTPSPVPVARETPTPALEIEVTPGELDPAAGADMAAIAEVDEEAEVMPTVNYDPTLDLPRYQYPTLELLNDYGQARAQVTKEELEANKDRIVETLGHYGINIASIKATIGPTVTLYEIVPDAGVRISKIKSLEDDIALSLAALGIRIIAPIPGKGTIGIEVPNAKKEMVSIRSVFSTDKFVNSEMDLPVAFGRTITNEVFVADLAKMPHLLMAGATGQGKSVGLNVILASLLYKRHPSQLKFVLVDPKKVELSIFNKIERHFLAKLPDTEEAIITDTKKVVNTLNSLCMEMDRRYDLLKDAGCRNLKEYNRKFVERRLNPKKGHRFMPFIVLVIDELADLMMTAGKEVETPIARLAQLARAIGIHLIVATQRPSVNVITGIIKANFPCRISFKVTSKIDSRTILDTGGADQLVGQGDMLFSAGSDLIRVQCAFIDTPEVDRLCDYVGEQQGYPEAYALPEVAGEDGGNGGEDFDPSDRDSMFEEAARVIVTHQQGSTSLLQRRLKLGYNRAGRLIDQLEHAGIVGPFEGSKAREVLIPDEYSLEQLLNNLPKS